The following proteins come from a genomic window of Mycobacterium sp. DL:
- the ychF gene encoding redox-regulated ATPase YchF, producing MGLNLGIVGLPNVGKSTLFNALTRNDVLAANYPFATIEPNEGVVALPDPRLDELAKIFGSEKIVPAPVTFVDIAGIVKGASEGAGLGNKFLANIRESDAICQVVRVFADDDVVHVDGRVDPQSDIEIIETELILADMQTLERALPRLEKEARTHKDRKPVLDAAAAAQQVLDGGKTLFSAGVDVSMLRELNLMTSKPFLYVFNADESVLTDSARVAELRELVAPADAVFLDAKIEAELQELDEESAAELLESIGQTERGLDALARAGFHTLKLQTYLTAGPKEARAWTIHQGDTAPKAAGVIHSDFEKGFIKAEIVSYDDLVAAGSMAAAKSAGKVRMEGKEYVMADGDVVEFRFNV from the coding sequence GTGGGCCTCAATCTGGGAATCGTCGGACTACCCAACGTCGGCAAGTCGACGTTGTTCAACGCGTTGACACGAAACGACGTGTTGGCTGCCAACTACCCCTTCGCGACGATCGAGCCGAACGAAGGTGTGGTCGCGCTGCCGGACCCACGGCTCGACGAGCTGGCGAAGATCTTCGGCTCCGAGAAGATCGTGCCCGCGCCGGTGACGTTCGTCGACATCGCGGGAATCGTCAAAGGGGCGTCCGAGGGAGCCGGCCTGGGCAACAAGTTCCTGGCCAACATCCGCGAGAGTGATGCCATCTGCCAGGTGGTGCGGGTGTTCGCCGACGACGACGTCGTGCACGTCGACGGCCGGGTCGATCCACAATCCGACATCGAGATCATCGAGACGGAGTTGATTCTCGCCGACATGCAGACCCTCGAGCGGGCACTGCCTCGGCTGGAGAAGGAAGCGCGGACCCACAAGGATCGCAAGCCCGTACTCGATGCGGCGGCCGCTGCCCAACAGGTGTTAGACGGCGGCAAGACGTTGTTCTCCGCCGGTGTCGACGTGTCGATGCTGCGTGAGCTGAACCTGATGACATCCAAGCCCTTCCTGTACGTGTTCAACGCCGACGAGTCCGTGCTCACCGATTCCGCGCGGGTCGCCGAGCTTCGCGAATTGGTCGCGCCGGCCGATGCGGTGTTCTTGGACGCGAAGATCGAGGCCGAGCTCCAGGAGCTCGACGAGGAGTCGGCCGCGGAGTTGCTCGAGTCGATCGGCCAGACCGAGCGAGGCCTGGATGCGTTGGCGCGGGCAGGGTTTCACACGCTGAAGTTGCAGACCTACCTCACGGCGGGTCCAAAAGAAGCCCGCGCCTGGACGATTCACCAGGGGGATACCGCGCCGAAGGCCGCAGGCGTCATCCACTCGGACTTCGAAAAGGGCTTCATCAAAGCCGAGATCGTGTCCTACGACGATCTCGTCGCCGCCGGTTCCATGGCCGCGGCCAAGTCCGCCGGCAAGGTCCGGATGGAGGGCAAGGAGTACGTGATGGCCGACGGCGACGTGGTGGAGTTCCGGTTCAACGTGTAG
- a CDS encoding AAA family ATPase yields MRVSIIVITGIQAAGKSTVAQALAESLPNSVHVRGDLFRRMIVNGRVEMGGTTPEPKALEQLALRYELAAETADRYAQAGFMVVLQDIILGEHLQNVVNHIRSRPLSVVVLAPSVEAVAERNAERQATRGKAAYQPGQADISMFDDWLRSTTPRIGCWLDTSELSVADTVAYIRGHLESSARVL; encoded by the coding sequence GTGCGTGTGTCCATCATTGTCATCACCGGCATCCAAGCGGCTGGCAAATCGACGGTTGCCCAGGCACTGGCGGAGAGTCTGCCGAACAGCGTCCACGTCCGCGGAGACCTGTTCCGTCGCATGATCGTGAACGGCCGGGTGGAGATGGGGGGTACGACGCCCGAGCCCAAGGCTTTGGAGCAGCTCGCGCTGCGGTACGAGTTGGCGGCCGAAACAGCAGATCGCTACGCGCAAGCAGGTTTCATGGTGGTACTGCAGGACATCATCCTGGGAGAACATCTGCAAAACGTCGTCAACCACATCAGGAGTCGTCCGCTCTCTGTCGTGGTGTTGGCACCGTCAGTTGAGGCCGTCGCTGAGCGGAACGCCGAACGACAGGCCACCCGCGGAAAGGCTGCGTATCAGCCCGGCCAGGCTGACATCTCGATGTTCGACGATTGGCTCCGATCGACCACCCCGCGTATCGGTTGTTGGCTCGACACCTCAGAACTGAGCGTTGCCGATACGGTGGCCTACATCCGCGGCCATTTGGAATCTTCGGCGCGCGTCCTCTAG
- a CDS encoding class I SAM-dependent methyltransferase has product MKLNAIERAAMNNPIRAAHQHLREAAWFRRLAGGDLAGQDVLEVGCGRGVGAEVILDRLHASRVTAFDLDERMVEVARRRLHDRPVSLSVGDACEIKQPAASQDTVMDFGIIHHVPQWQQAIAEITRVLRPGGQLLFEEVPRHMLETWAFRTFTVHPRENRFDAEEFATELARHGLHGTARIERHLGGVLFVGAARKS; this is encoded by the coding sequence ATGAAGCTGAACGCCATCGAACGGGCCGCGATGAACAACCCGATCCGCGCCGCCCACCAACACCTCCGGGAAGCGGCGTGGTTTCGCCGTCTTGCCGGTGGCGACCTCGCGGGCCAGGACGTGCTCGAAGTCGGGTGCGGTCGCGGCGTCGGGGCCGAGGTCATCCTCGACCGACTCCACGCCAGCCGGGTCACCGCGTTCGACCTTGACGAGCGCATGGTCGAGGTGGCGCGCCGACGCCTGCATGACCGTCCGGTGTCGCTCTCAGTCGGCGACGCCTGCGAGATCAAACAACCAGCCGCCAGCCAGGACACCGTGATGGATTTCGGCATCATCCACCACGTTCCGCAGTGGCAGCAGGCCATCGCCGAGATCACGCGAGTGCTGCGACCCGGCGGACAACTGCTGTTCGAGGAGGTTCCGCGCCACATGCTTGAGACGTGGGCGTTCCGCACGTTCACGGTGCACCCGCGCGAGAACCGTTTCGACGCCGAGGAGTTCGCTACCGAGCTGGCTCGTCACGGCTTGCACGGCACTGCGCGGATCGAGCGACACCTCGGCGGAGTGCTGTTCGTCGGAGCCGCTCGCAAGTCCTAG
- a CDS encoding metalloregulator ArsR/SmtB family transcription factor, which produces MKRSRIPPAGREDLAGAVALFHGLSDPTRLAIVRHLAGGEARVVDLLRALGLPQSTVSSHLSCLRDCGLVNGRPEGRQMFYSLARPELLDLLASAETLLTATGNAVALCPTYGTDNPTR; this is translated from the coding sequence ATGAAAAGAAGTCGCATTCCTCCGGCTGGGCGCGAGGACCTGGCGGGTGCAGTCGCCCTGTTCCACGGCCTGTCCGATCCGACCCGGCTGGCCATCGTCCGCCACCTGGCTGGCGGCGAGGCGCGAGTGGTCGACCTGCTGCGAGCGCTCGGCCTTCCCCAATCGACGGTCTCGTCGCACCTGTCTTGCCTGCGGGACTGCGGCTTGGTCAACGGACGCCCCGAAGGCCGACAGATGTTCTATTCGCTGGCCCGACCCGAGCTACTCGACCTCCTGGCCTCCGCTGAAACCCTGCTCACCGCGACCGGCAACGCCGTCGCGCTGTGCCCGACCTACGGCACCGACAACCCGACCCGATGA
- a CDS encoding DUF6542 domain-containing protein, with product MSGQRARPSIPADHRSVHPNIPGVPWWGAVLIAVVASLLGFAFDSGGQELSGLFSAFFVFGCLAAVLAVRRSGVFTAVIQPPLILFVVVPGAYYVMHSAEIQGMKDILINCGYPLIERFPLMFFTSAAVLLIGGARWYFGTSTPQETPAAEATPSAGGRISAKLSAFLGGTPDADPSDRDAQRRHSAERRPTRSSKAAAQRADPAARRARAAKREGSPSRSRHARPPDTEIIEAVEAVDRPRRRRPRPSEPPPADVPRRRPRGSDRDPRAAPPAERRTSKERAERRERDRPDRNRDRDRRDRPESLDRERPQRRRRSGDWSGPEERGGWSGPAERDGWSSPGRDGYEPLEPHRRSAASSHHPVSRVRYRGADESVDGPEYRPRRRPPRDHEPDRWEYDI from the coding sequence GTGTCAGGACAGCGCGCGCGGCCGTCGATACCGGCCGATCACCGCTCCGTGCACCCCAACATTCCAGGAGTTCCCTGGTGGGGTGCCGTCCTCATCGCGGTCGTCGCGTCGCTGCTCGGATTCGCCTTCGACTCCGGCGGGCAGGAGCTGAGCGGGCTCTTCTCCGCATTCTTCGTCTTCGGCTGCCTGGCCGCAGTGCTCGCGGTACGACGATCCGGGGTGTTCACCGCGGTCATCCAACCGCCTCTGATCCTGTTCGTCGTGGTTCCCGGCGCGTACTACGTGATGCACAGCGCGGAGATCCAGGGCATGAAGGACATCCTGATCAACTGCGGCTATCCGCTGATCGAACGCTTCCCGCTGATGTTCTTCACCTCGGCGGCAGTACTCCTGATCGGCGGCGCACGCTGGTACTTCGGCACATCCACCCCGCAGGAAACACCCGCCGCCGAGGCCACCCCCTCAGCGGGCGGGCGGATCTCGGCGAAGTTGTCGGCATTCCTGGGCGGCACTCCCGACGCCGATCCCTCCGACCGGGACGCGCAGCGCCGCCATTCGGCGGAGCGGCGGCCGACTCGCTCGTCGAAAGCAGCGGCGCAGCGAGCCGACCCGGCAGCGCGCCGCGCGCGGGCCGCCAAGCGCGAGGGCAGTCCGTCCCGGTCCCGGCATGCGCGTCCACCGGACACCGAGATCATCGAAGCCGTCGAGGCCGTTGATCGTCCCCGCAGACGCCGGCCCCGCCCCAGCGAACCGCCTCCGGCGGACGTACCGCGTCGACGCCCCCGTGGGTCGGACAGAGATCCGCGCGCTGCGCCGCCCGCGGAACGCCGCACCTCGAAGGAACGCGCCGAGCGTCGCGAGCGGGACCGTCCCGACCGGAACCGAGATCGTGACCGCCGCGACCGTCCCGAGAGTCTGGACCGGGAGCGTCCGCAACGGCGACGTCGCTCCGGCGATTGGTCCGGTCCCGAAGAACGTGGCGGATGGTCCGGCCCCGCCGAACGTGACGGCTGGTCCAGTCCGGGACGTGACGGCTACGAGCCCCTGGAACCGCACCGTCGGAGCGCAGCCAGTTCACACCATCCGGTCTCGCGGGTGCGCTACCGCGGTGCGGACGAATCGGTCGACGGCCCCGAGTACCGGCCGCGTCGGCGCCCGCCGCGTGACCACGAACCCGACCGGTGGGAGTACGACATCTAG
- a CDS encoding cation transporter: MSTPDTTLTAAETERLTRQGLRLAQFTVGYNVVEGAVAITAGLMAGMVSVVGFGIDSGIESIAGVLVAIRLSARLRHGHADERKERIALKLVAGTFFLLAAYVTIEGIRSLIGGEEPESSSLAIGLLVASMIVMPVLAAAKKKVGTQLKDNLILADAAETRICVLLSISTLLGVGLYALTGAGWLDPVAGFVIAAFAIHEGREAWEGELVEDDDDDD, translated from the coding sequence ATGAGCACACCCGACACCACGCTGACCGCCGCTGAGACAGAACGGCTCACCCGCCAAGGACTGCGGCTGGCTCAGTTCACCGTCGGCTACAACGTCGTCGAAGGCGCTGTCGCCATCACCGCCGGGCTGATGGCCGGGATGGTGTCCGTGGTTGGGTTCGGCATCGACTCGGGCATCGAATCGATCGCCGGTGTCCTGGTCGCTATCCGACTTTCGGCGCGGCTGCGCCACGGCCACGCCGATGAACGTAAGGAGCGCATCGCTCTCAAGCTGGTCGCCGGCACGTTCTTCCTGCTCGCCGCTTACGTCACCATCGAGGGCATCCGCAGCCTGATCGGCGGCGAGGAGCCCGAAAGCTCGTCACTGGCGATCGGTCTGCTGGTGGCGTCGATGATCGTGATGCCGGTGTTGGCTGCCGCCAAGAAGAAGGTCGGCACCCAACTCAAGGACAACCTCATCCTCGCCGATGCCGCCGAGACGAGAATCTGTGTGCTGCTGAGCATCTCCACGCTGCTCGGCGTCGGGCTGTACGCCCTCACCGGCGCCGGCTGGCTCGACCCCGTTGCTGGCTTCGTCATCGCCGCGTTCGCCATCCACGAAGGCAGGGAAGCCTGGGAGGGGGAACTGGTCGAGGACGATGACGACGACGACTGA
- a CDS encoding class I SAM-dependent methyltransferase: MTESLIRLRYTEVSDVYTRMFGTVAHVDADDLQFLDRNFRRCVGTILDAGCGPGHLTGYLTDLGFKAMGIDLVPAFIETARANRPDVEYAVNSMCPLDLPGGSLSGILAWYSLIHYEPDAVGDVLNTFRTALSDNGSLVVGFFEGDDLEPFAHKVTTAYRWPVEEMLTMLSAAGFVEVDRLRRPGTDLVRSHAALALVAQ; the protein is encoded by the coding sequence ATGACGGAATCCCTCATCAGGCTCCGCTACACCGAGGTATCAGATGTCTACACACGCATGTTCGGTACCGTCGCCCATGTCGATGCCGACGACCTCCAATTCCTCGACCGTAACTTCAGGCGTTGCGTCGGCACGATCCTTGATGCCGGCTGCGGACCCGGCCACCTGACCGGCTATTTGACTGACCTCGGCTTCAAGGCAATGGGGATAGATCTAGTTCCCGCGTTCATCGAGACCGCCCGCGCGAATCGGCCCGACGTAGAGTACGCCGTTAATTCGATGTGCCCCCTCGACCTGCCGGGCGGTTCCCTAAGCGGGATCCTCGCTTGGTACTCCCTGATCCACTACGAACCTGACGCGGTCGGAGATGTTCTGAATACGTTTCGTACGGCGTTGTCCGACAACGGAAGCCTTGTGGTCGGCTTCTTCGAGGGCGACGATTTGGAACCCTTCGCGCACAAGGTCACGACCGCTTATCGATGGCCCGTCGAAGAAATGTTGACGATGCTGTCGGCGGCCGGATTCGTCGAGGTGGATCGGTTACGGCGACCAGGTACGGATCTGGTCAGATCGCACGCTGCTCTCGCTCTCGTCGCCCAATGA